From a single Drosophila sulfurigaster albostrigata strain 15112-1811.04 chromosome 3, ASM2355843v2, whole genome shotgun sequence genomic region:
- the LOC133840329 gene encoding LETM1 domain-containing protein 1 isoform X2 has translation MALALRVACSTWRIKWPQEHRCLQQLKRSVVIAQQSHYTTNASQQQQQPKPQPTEAIAAATPPQIKRNVASEITSVGKAIYEARWDAKQTSKQQQSAGSMSTSTEQQTGGDHDKDKKKDNMEVLRSKREQMRDNMQDYIFTRYFNYVKNYDKVLEKNFPKAMQLYRVFFDGVKDFFADMKRFLKIARIANDAPQGIRALNRQELELYMQMPRDMMKVAPALIGCSLPMVGYAFFPLVFWYPRTFLTSHFWTEQQRNDFQSYYMKRRLQCNKSVFRCLQAKLKSLKTHHKHAEFESILGQLGSGTHPTADALIAVKDIFAEGPYSLLGMSRKHIKCLVKMHGLPNSLFKRHRLHEHAFLVHYMDLAINREGGVHNLRTDAMRYCCYLRGLNPDNLSREEMIEWLRNWVKVSTSIQGEHITLFLHLPILLGYNHPRNWKTIYCKSTTEDAAS, from the exons ATGGCGTTGGCATTACGTGTCGCCTGCTCTACATGGAGGATCAAATGGCCCCAGGAGCATCGTTGCCTGCAACAGCTGAAACGCAG CGTTGTTATCGCTCAGCAATCGCATTACACCACAAACgcatcgcagcagcaacagcaaccaaagcCGCAACCAACAGAGGCAATTGCGGCAGCGACACCGCCCCAAATCAAGCGTAATGTTGCCTCCGAGATTACTAGCGTGGGCAAGGCCATTTATGAGGCACGGTGGGACGCCAAGCAGacatcaaaacaacaacaaagtgccGGCAGTATGTCCACGTCAACTGAACAGCAGACTGGCGGGGATCATGACAAAGACAAAAAGAAAGACAACATGGAGGTCCTGAGGTCAAAGCGCGAGCAGATGCGTGACAACATGCAGGATTACATATTCACGCGTTACTTTAACTACGTGAAGAACTATGACAAAGTGCTAGAGAAGAATTTTCCAAAAGCCATGCAACTCTATCGCGTCTTCTTCGACGGCGTCAAGGATTTTTTCGCCGACATGAAGCGCTTCCTCAAGATTGCTCGCATTGCCAATGATGCGCCACAGGGCATTCGTGCTTTGAATCGCCAAGAGCTGGAACTCTACATGCAAATGCCGCGAGACATGATGAAAGTGGCGCCCGCTTTAATTGGCTGCTCACTGCCCATGGTAGGATATGCCTTCTTTCCACTGGT GTTTTGGTATCCACGCACATTTTTAACGTCGCATTTCTGGACAGAGCAGCAGCGCAATGACTTCCAGAGCTACTACATGAAGCGCCGGCTGCAGTGCAACAAGTCTGTTTTCCGCTGCCTACAGGCCAAACTCAAGTCACTGAAGACGCACCACAAGCATGCCGAGTTCGAGAGCATCTTGGGTCAGCTGGGCAGCGGTACGCATCCCACAGCAGACGCTCTAATCGCCGTTAAAGACATCTTTGCCGAGGGGCCCTACTCACTGCTGGGCATGTCACGTAAACACATC AAATGTCTAGTCAAGATGCATGGACTGCCAAACAGTTTGTTCAAACGCCATCGCCTGCATGAGCACGCATTCCTGGTGCACTACATGGACCTGGCCATCAATCGGGAAGGCGGCGTTCACAATTTGCGCACAGATGCGAtgcgttattgttgttatctgCGCGGCCTGAATCCGGATAACTTAAGCCGCGAGGAAATGATCGAATGGCTGCGAAACTGGGTCAAGGTGTCGACGTCAATACAGGGCGAGCATATCACGCTGTTCCTTCATCTGCCCATTCTACTGGGCTACAATCATCCACGCAACTGGAAGACCATCTACTGCAAGTCAACAACTGAAGATGCTGCCTCTTAG
- the LOC133840329 gene encoding LETM1 domain-containing protein 1 isoform X1 has product MALALRVACSTWRIKWPQEHRCLQQLKRSSVVIAQQSHYTTNASQQQQQPKPQPTEAIAAATPPQIKRNVASEITSVGKAIYEARWDAKQTSKQQQSAGSMSTSTEQQTGGDHDKDKKKDNMEVLRSKREQMRDNMQDYIFTRYFNYVKNYDKVLEKNFPKAMQLYRVFFDGVKDFFADMKRFLKIARIANDAPQGIRALNRQELELYMQMPRDMMKVAPALIGCSLPMVGYAFFPLVFWYPRTFLTSHFWTEQQRNDFQSYYMKRRLQCNKSVFRCLQAKLKSLKTHHKHAEFESILGQLGSGTHPTADALIAVKDIFAEGPYSLLGMSRKHIKCLVKMHGLPNSLFKRHRLHEHAFLVHYMDLAINREGGVHNLRTDAMRYCCYLRGLNPDNLSREEMIEWLRNWVKVSTSIQGEHITLFLHLPILLGYNHPRNWKTIYCKSTTEDAAS; this is encoded by the exons ATGGCGTTGGCATTACGTGTCGCCTGCTCTACATGGAGGATCAAATGGCCCCAGGAGCATCGTTGCCTGCAACAGCTGAAACGCAG CAGCGTTGTTATCGCTCAGCAATCGCATTACACCACAAACgcatcgcagcagcaacagcaaccaaagcCGCAACCAACAGAGGCAATTGCGGCAGCGACACCGCCCCAAATCAAGCGTAATGTTGCCTCCGAGATTACTAGCGTGGGCAAGGCCATTTATGAGGCACGGTGGGACGCCAAGCAGacatcaaaacaacaacaaagtgccGGCAGTATGTCCACGTCAACTGAACAGCAGACTGGCGGGGATCATGACAAAGACAAAAAGAAAGACAACATGGAGGTCCTGAGGTCAAAGCGCGAGCAGATGCGTGACAACATGCAGGATTACATATTCACGCGTTACTTTAACTACGTGAAGAACTATGACAAAGTGCTAGAGAAGAATTTTCCAAAAGCCATGCAACTCTATCGCGTCTTCTTCGACGGCGTCAAGGATTTTTTCGCCGACATGAAGCGCTTCCTCAAGATTGCTCGCATTGCCAATGATGCGCCACAGGGCATTCGTGCTTTGAATCGCCAAGAGCTGGAACTCTACATGCAAATGCCGCGAGACATGATGAAAGTGGCGCCCGCTTTAATTGGCTGCTCACTGCCCATGGTAGGATATGCCTTCTTTCCACTGGT GTTTTGGTATCCACGCACATTTTTAACGTCGCATTTCTGGACAGAGCAGCAGCGCAATGACTTCCAGAGCTACTACATGAAGCGCCGGCTGCAGTGCAACAAGTCTGTTTTCCGCTGCCTACAGGCCAAACTCAAGTCACTGAAGACGCACCACAAGCATGCCGAGTTCGAGAGCATCTTGGGTCAGCTGGGCAGCGGTACGCATCCCACAGCAGACGCTCTAATCGCCGTTAAAGACATCTTTGCCGAGGGGCCCTACTCACTGCTGGGCATGTCACGTAAACACATC AAATGTCTAGTCAAGATGCATGGACTGCCAAACAGTTTGTTCAAACGCCATCGCCTGCATGAGCACGCATTCCTGGTGCACTACATGGACCTGGCCATCAATCGGGAAGGCGGCGTTCACAATTTGCGCACAGATGCGAtgcgttattgttgttatctgCGCGGCCTGAATCCGGATAACTTAAGCCGCGAGGAAATGATCGAATGGCTGCGAAACTGGGTCAAGGTGTCGACGTCAATACAGGGCGAGCATATCACGCTGTTCCTTCATCTGCCCATTCTACTGGGCTACAATCATCCACGCAACTGGAAGACCATCTACTGCAAGTCAACAACTGAAGATGCTGCCTCTTAG
- the LOC133840331 gene encoding large ribosomal subunit protein eL14, producing IPSYKCYYSASLQPFERFVQTGRIAKASAGPLKGRLVAIVDVIDQNRVLVDGPLTGVPRQEYRLSNLHLTKYRIKFPYTAPTRIVRKAWVDSDLKAQWKVSPWSVKAQNICKRSQLSDFDRFKLRYAKRQRNKLLTIAFNTLKKRTKFDGTPRVLKKDRRERLRAEKAKGGKKAAAKK from the exons ATTCCTTCTTACAAATGTTATTACTCTGCTTCCTTACAGCCTTTCGAGAGATTCGTACAAACTGGTCGTATTGCCAAGGCCTCTGCAGGTCCCCTGAAGGGTCGCCTGGTGGCTATTGTCGATGTCATTGACCAAAACAGA GTCTTGGTTGATGGTCCTCTGACTGGTGTTCCACGTCAGGAGTACAGATTGAGCAATCTGCATCTGACCAAATACCGCATCAAGTTCCCCTACACCGCGCCCACACGCATTGTGCGCAAGGCTTGGGTGGACAGTGACCTGAAGGCACAGTGGAAGGTCAGCCCCTGGTCCGTCAAGGCACAAAACATTTGCAAG CGTTCTCAATTGAGCGACTTCGACCGCTTCAAGCTGCGTTATGCCAAGCGTCAGCGCAACAAGTTGCTGACCATCGCCTTCAACACACTGAAGAAGCGCACCAAGTTCGATGGCACCCCACGTGTCCTAAAGAAGGATCGCCGTGAGCGCCTGCGTGCCGAGAAGGCAAAGGGTGGCAAGAAGGCAGCGGCcaagaagtaa
- the LOC133844863 gene encoding negative elongation factor E, with translation MVYIHFPTNLTEEEQMLQAKYQKLKKKKKALQAHKAPKQEPESALTLKRPTDARDAREVARKLIKSGAIPAIQKQQTKQDQTSFKRPKGQERAKRSTSETTVAAYQPFSSTQNDVAQETIISEIIKEEPRRQNLYQHFATERDREERGLTEKATLDTAQPEKPRAGNTIFVSGNKVTEEFLKKTFNDYGTIVNVSMEIEKSRGFVSFAKPESADRAIAEMHGKSVNGIVLQVQLARRQPQIEPINDASSSAVWSSIAASKSQKGSHKDLRQMVQYDEDFFA, from the exons ATGGTGTACATACACTTTCCAACCAATCTGACGGAGGAGGAGCAGATGCTGCAAGCCAAGTatcagaaattaaaaaaaaag AAAAAGGCATTACAAGCGCACAAAGCACCCAAGCAAGAGCCCGAGagtgcattaacattaaagCGACCAACAGATGCGCGAGATGCACGAGAAGTGGCTCGAAAGCTCATCAAGAGTGGCGCCATTCCCGCTATTCAAAAGCAACAAACGAAACAGGATCAAACTTCATTCAAGCGCCCGAAAGGTCAAGAAAGAGCCAAACGCTCCACATCGGAGACAACCGTGGCCGCCTACCAACCCTTCTCGTCGACCCAAAACGATGTGGCTCAAGAAACGATAATTAgcgaaataataaaagaggAACCGCGCCGTCAAAATTTATATCAGCATTTTGCAACGGAACGGGATCGAGAGGAACGCGGCTTGACGGAAAAGGCAACCTTGGACACAGCACAGCCTGAGAAACCACGTGCTGGCAACACAATCTTTGTGTCTGGCAACAAGGTCACCGAGGAATTCCTCAAGAAAACCTTCAATGACTACGGCACCATTGTGAATGTCTCCATGGAAATTGAGAAGAGTCGCGGTTTTGTTTCGTTCGCCAAGCCAGAATCAGCGGATCGAGCTATTGCTGAGATGCATGGCAAGAGCGTTAATGGCATTGTTTTGCAAGTGCAACTGGCGCGTCGCCAACCACAAATTGAACCCATCAACGATGCTTCCTCCTCTGCCGTGTGGTCCTCCATTG CTGCTAGTAAATCACAAAAGGGCAGCCACAAGGATTTACGGCAAATGGTTCAATACGATGAGGATTTCTTTGCGTAA